The Malus sylvestris chromosome 12, drMalSylv7.2, whole genome shotgun sequence genome contains a region encoding:
- the LOC126594306 gene encoding late embryogenesis abundant protein 46 gives MQSGKNAMKEAAANVAASAMSGMEKTKATVQEKVEKMKSSDPVEKDMAARKKEERIVEAEVNKHEAMEQNAAARRDVAVATGYTATGAGTGTHTYSTTGAAGQPTGTHQMSALPGHGTGQPAGQVTEGVAEAHPIGTNTGTGRTTAHNTNVGGNATKYGTGGTYS, from the exons atgCAGAGTGGGAAGAACGCAATGAAAGAAGCAGCTGCTAACGTAGCAGCCTCTGCCATGTCTGGCATGGAAAAGACCAAAGCCACCGTGCAAGAaaag GTGGAGAAGATGAAGTCCAGTGACCCAGTTGAAAAGGACATGGCGGCCcgaaagaaagaggagagaataGTCGAGGCCGAGGTCAACAAGCATGAAGCGATGGAGCAAAACGCGGCGGCTAGGCGGGATGTGGCAGTGGCTACCGGCTATACTGCGACCGGTGCTGGCACTGGGACCCACACGTATTCCACGACTGGGGCCGCAGGGCAGCCGACTGGAACTCACCAGATGTCCGCACTTCCCGGTCACGGCACCGGGCAGCCCGCTGGCCAAGTGACGGAGGGTGTGGCGGAGGCGCACCCTATTGGGACCAACACGGGTACGGGTCGGACAACAGCCCATAATACTAATGTAGGTGGGAATGCGACCAAGTACGGGACCGGTGGGACCTACAGTTGA
- the LOC126591949 gene encoding zinc finger CCCH domain-containing protein 14-like, with amino-acid sequence MDTRKRGRHEGGGFHSNGGFKKNKQELESFSTGVGSKSKPCTKFFSTAGCPFGESCHFLHYVPGGYNAVAQMMNLAPAPPPPRNIPGPPSHSNGSNSSGVKSRICTKYNSPEGCKFGDKCHFAHGEWELGKPLAQSHDDPRAMGPGPGRMGNWMEPHLAGPASSFGASSTAKISVDASHAGAIIGKGGVHSKQICLRTGAKLSIRDHESNPNLRNIELEGTFEQIQQASAMVSELIATVSTSGPGKAPGGGGGGGGGRGAPAPPRSNYKTKLCDNFTKGTCTFGERCHFAHGAAELRKSGV; translated from the exons ATGGATACTCGTAAAAGAGGTCGACATGAAGGTGGCGGCTTTCACTCTAATGGCGGCTTCAAGAAGAACAAGCAAG AATTGGAGTCCTTTTCAACTGGTGTAGGAAGCAAATCGAAGCCATGCACCAAATTTTTCAG CACTGCTGGATGTCCTTTTGGTGAGAGTTGCCATTTTCTGCACTACGTTCCTGGAGGTTACAATGCCGTAGCTCAAATGATGAATCTGGCGCCTGCTCCTCCACCACCTAGGAACATTCCTGGCCCACCATCCCATTCCAATGGATCCAATTCATCTGGAGTTAAATCACGCATATGTACTAAATATAATTCTCCTGAAGGCTGCAAATTTGGTGACAAATGTCATTTTGCTCATGGTGAGTGGGAACTCGGCAAGCCTCTTGCTCAGTCCCACGATGATCCTCGTGCCATGGGACCTGGTCCAGGCCGTATGGGTAATTGGATGGAGCCACACCTGGCAGGCCCTGCATCTAGCTTTGGTGCCTCATCTACAGCAAAAATCAGTGTGGATGCTTCACATGCAGGAGCCATAATTGGGAAGGGTGGTGTGCATTCGAAGCAGATTTGTCTCCGGACAGGAGCCAAGCTTTCAATCCGGGACCATGAGTCAAATCCCAATCTCAGGAACATTGAACTTGAGGGGACCTTTGAACAGATTCAGCAAGCTAGTGCCATGGTAAGCGAGCTAATTGCGACTGTTTCAACCTCTGGCCCTGGAAAGGCtccaggaggaggaggaggtggaggaggaggcCGAGGAGCCCCAGCCCCTCCCAGAAGTAACTATAAGACGAAACTATGTGATAATTTTACCAAGGGGACTTGCACCTTTGGAGAAAGATGTCACTTTGCACACGGGGCTGCTGAATTGCGGAAGTCTGGAGTGTGA